A window of Neisseria canis contains these coding sequences:
- the thrC gene encoding threonine synthase has product MKYISTRGNTANKQFSEVLLMGLAPDGGLMLPESYPQISAETLEQWRSLSYPELAFQIMSLFATDIPAEDLKSIINKTYTAETFGNPEITPVRTLKDGIKIQALSNGPTLAFKDMAMQFLGNAFEYVLAKEGKKLNIVGATSGDTGSAAEYALRGKQGVNVFMMSPEGKMSAFQRAQMFSLQDENIHNIAVKGMFDDCQDIVKALQNDAKFKEAYNIGTVNSINWGRVLAQIVYYFAGYFKATRSNAEKVSFCVPSGNFGNVCAGHIARQMGLPIHRLIVATNENNVLDQFFKTGEYLPRSAEHTYVTSSPSMDISKASNFERFVFDLMDRDASEIETLWAEVGKGKGFDLNFMLDKIRNQYGFVSGRSLHADRLAVIKSVYETDGELLDPHTADGVKVARELREAGETIVCLETALAAKFADTIKEAVGNVVIPRPAGLNGLEDLPQRVQVVPNNPDVVKMIIRETLEKA; this is encoded by the coding sequence ATGAAATACATCAGCACCCGCGGCAATACCGCAAACAAACAGTTCAGCGAAGTTTTATTGATGGGCCTCGCACCCGACGGCGGCCTGATGCTGCCCGAAAGCTACCCGCAAATCAGCGCCGAAACTTTGGAACAATGGCGCAGCTTGAGCTATCCTGAGCTGGCCTTTCAAATCATGAGCCTGTTTGCCACCGATATTCCGGCGGAAGATTTAAAGAGCATTATCAATAAAACCTACACCGCAGAAACATTCGGCAATCCTGAAATCACCCCTGTCCGCACCCTTAAAGACGGCATCAAAATCCAAGCTTTGTCCAACGGCCCGACGCTGGCGTTTAAAGACATGGCCATGCAGTTTTTGGGCAATGCGTTTGAATATGTGCTGGCCAAAGAAGGTAAAAAGCTGAATATCGTCGGCGCCACCAGCGGCGATACCGGCTCGGCGGCCGAATATGCTTTGCGCGGCAAGCAGGGCGTAAATGTGTTTATGATGTCGCCCGAAGGTAAAATGAGCGCATTCCAGCGTGCGCAGATGTTCAGCCTGCAAGACGAAAACATCCATAACATCGCTGTGAAAGGCATGTTTGACGATTGCCAGGATATTGTAAAAGCGCTTCAAAACGACGCTAAGTTTAAAGAGGCCTACAATATCGGCACGGTCAATTCCATCAACTGGGGCCGCGTGCTGGCGCAAATCGTTTACTATTTTGCAGGCTATTTCAAAGCCACCCGGTCGAACGCGGAAAAAGTGAGCTTTTGCGTGCCTTCGGGCAACTTCGGCAATGTATGCGCCGGCCATATCGCCCGCCAAATGGGTTTGCCGATTCACCGCCTGATTGTGGCCACCAATGAAAACAATGTGCTCGACCAGTTTTTCAAAACCGGCGAATACCTGCCGCGCAGCGCCGAGCACACTTATGTAACCAGCAGCCCTTCAATGGATATTTCCAAAGCCTCCAATTTCGAGCGCTTTGTGTTCGATTTGATGGATAGGGATGCCTCGGAAATCGAAACCTTGTGGGCGGAAGTGGGCAAAGGCAAAGGCTTCGACCTGAATTTTATGCTCGATAAAATCCGAAACCAATACGGTTTTGTTTCCGGCAGAAGCCTGCACGCAGACCGGTTGGCGGTGATTAAAAGCGTGTATGAAACCGATGGCGAGCTGCTCGACCCGCACACGGCAGACGGCGTGAAAGTAGCGCGCGAGCTGCGCGAAGCGGGCGAAACCATCGTGTGTTTGGAAACCGCGCTGGCGGCCAAGTTTGCCGACACCATCAAAGAAGCAGTCGGCAATGTGGTTATCCCGCGTCCGGCCGGTTTGAACGGCTTGGAAGATTTGCCGCAGCGCGTGCAGGTGGTGCCGAATAATCCCGATGTGGTGAAAATGATTATTAGGGAAACTTTGGAAAAAGCGTAA